GATTTTTACCGTTAGGTTTAGGTATTAGGAATATACTCGATAAATATTGTGTTGCGCACGGTTCACATTGTGTTACCGCCCCAGATATAAGAAGGCTGCTAATTGCCGCGCTGTACGCAGCCCTTTCTGTAGCCGTGTATTTAGGAGTGATGGGAAGTACTTTCTGTGTAACCTTCTGTGTAAAGGTTAACTTATAACCTGTAATCCTAGAGAGAACAGACTGATCATCGGTTATTAGTGCCCATTGTTGGGCAAATAAGGAAAGGCGACCAGCGAATTTTACCTCGTTTAAAATCGGCGCGTGTTCCGTTGCTgatgctgctgctgctgctgccgCGACCCTTTCGATGAGTAGTCGGGCTTCTGCGCGTGAACAGGCGGGCGGCTCCTGGTTTGGGCCGGCTGCCTGCGCGCCGGCGGAGCTTTCCAGTTTAAACCTCTTGAGGTTGACGGTTGAGGTTGTGTTTTTCTCTTAATTACTGTTTTACTGTTAACGTCTTGAACCCTTATTTCTGTTCCCGACTTCGAGACTATCTTAGCAGTCTTTAAAGTCTCAGCTACATTTTTACCAAAAATATACTTATCTATTTTTGTTTGTGAAAGATGATCATTCACTTCTTTTTTGAGGCATGACGAGATAAAATATCTTCTTTTCATTGAGTCCGTGTATTGAATATCGCAAAGCATCCTTAATCCTTCCATAATGTCCTTTATTATTTTGCTATCTGCCTGATTTTGTATTTGTAAGTCCATTACTTGAGCGAAACAAGAAATGGCTGAAGCGATTTGTTTTTGTCTAGCTTCCATACCCTTATCGCGTTTTAACACGTGTTCCGTCAAGGCGGCCTTGATTTCAAGATTGAGTAACGGTGCCGCGATTTGCTTGCAGTTGCTaggaatgaaatattttttgtttcgaaacaattccttgcgcgCTTCCTTATCAAGACCTGTAGTGGCTATATGGATTAAGCGGTCGGCTAACGCCTTACGAATTTCTGAACTATATTCGGAAATGGATGTTGGGTCTTGTCCCAAAATTTCTATGATCTCGTCGGGCAGGTTCTCATTTTCCAGCGTAGGTACTTCTACGGGTTCCGGTACCTCATTAAT
The sequence above is a segment of the Pararge aegeria chromosome Z, ilParAegt1.1, whole genome shotgun sequence genome. Coding sequences within it:
- the LOC120636416 gene encoding uncharacterized protein LOC120636416, yielding MPKRMFKDSEVDYINYKIRKLERKLDVLRTRRESSTSSSSSESLILQYNKGEEIVVCSRPPSPIEEVEITTENAEMDIPHPEVPITSDDVAIINEVPEPVEVPTLENENLPDEIIEILGQDPTSISEYSSEIRKALADRLIHIATTGLDKEARKELFRNKKYFIPSNCKQIAAPLLNLEIKAALTEHVLKRDKGMEARQKQIASAISCFAQVMDLQIQNQADSKIIKDIMEGLRMLCDIQYTDSMKRRYFISSCLKKEVNDHLSQTKIDKYIFGKNVAETLKTAKIVSKSGTEIRVQDVNSKTVIKRKTQPQPSTSRGLNWKAPPARRQPAQTRSRPPVHAQKPDYSSKGSRQQQQQHQQRNTRRF